A region from the Spirochaeta thermophila DSM 6192 genome encodes:
- the aroF gene encoding 3-deoxy-7-phosphoheptulonate synthase codes for MVIVLERGVSPEKKARIRAFLESRNLKVREIVGEEETILGAVGQVTVDLREVELLPGVARVIPITKPYKLASREFKKTDTVVTLRNGVRIGGNRITVIAGPCAVEGRDQILEAAHRVKESGAVILRGGAFKPRTSPYSFQGLGEKGLEYLKEASEETGLPVVSEVVATEHVDLLCRYVDVLQIGARNMQNFELLKRVGATGKPVLLKRGLAATIEEWLMAAEYLLAHGAEDVILCERGIRTFETYTRNTLDLSAIPVVKKLSHLPVIVDPSHATGIRTKVPPMALAAVAAGADGLMVEVHVDPDRALSDGAQSLYPEQFEKLMRDLEALAPVLGKEVERVPERRPIPVAAAPHPDREGGSLLVAFQGEHGAFSEKALALYFADRKVSGVPTPSFSAVFDAVLEGKVDYGIIPIENSLSGSILENYDLLLQYPDVKIVGETQIRVEHSLIGLPSARLEDIKKVYSHPQGFAQCARFLDQFPSWERVPFYDTAGAVAFIAREGDPSLAAIANEVAAGYYGMKVLKQGIETNPRNYTRFFIIARLEHPEVPRPTKASISFQTPDQPGALFRCLGVIADARLNLKKLESRPILGKPWNYMFFLDMELPEDLSVFHRTMEALDGVAENLKVLGLYRSRI; via the coding sequence ATGGTCATCGTGCTGGAACGGGGGGTCTCCCCGGAGAAGAAGGCCCGCATAAGGGCGTTCCTGGAGAGCAGGAACCTGAAGGTCCGTGAGATCGTGGGTGAGGAGGAGACCATCCTCGGAGCGGTGGGACAGGTGACGGTGGACCTCAGGGAGGTGGAACTCCTTCCGGGTGTGGCCCGCGTGATCCCCATCACCAAGCCCTACAAGCTCGCCTCGAGGGAGTTCAAGAAAACGGATACCGTGGTGACCCTGCGAAACGGGGTGCGGATAGGGGGCAATCGGATCACGGTGATCGCAGGCCCGTGCGCTGTCGAGGGCAGGGACCAGATCCTCGAGGCGGCCCACCGGGTGAAGGAGTCGGGGGCCGTGATCCTCCGCGGCGGGGCCTTCAAACCGAGGACCTCCCCGTACTCGTTCCAGGGGTTGGGGGAGAAGGGGCTCGAGTACCTCAAGGAGGCGTCCGAGGAGACGGGGCTCCCCGTGGTCTCGGAGGTGGTGGCCACCGAACATGTGGACCTCCTGTGCCGGTATGTGGACGTGCTCCAGATAGGGGCGCGTAACATGCAGAACTTCGAACTCCTCAAACGCGTGGGCGCCACGGGGAAGCCCGTGCTCTTGAAGCGCGGGCTCGCCGCCACCATAGAGGAGTGGCTCATGGCCGCGGAATACCTCCTCGCCCACGGTGCCGAAGACGTGATCCTCTGCGAGCGGGGGATACGCACCTTCGAGACGTACACCCGGAACACCCTCGATCTCTCTGCCATCCCCGTGGTGAAGAAGCTGAGTCACCTCCCGGTGATCGTGGACCCGAGCCATGCGACCGGGATCCGCACCAAGGTCCCTCCCATGGCCCTTGCCGCAGTGGCGGCGGGCGCGGACGGGCTCATGGTGGAGGTGCACGTGGATCCCGACCGGGCGCTCTCGGACGGCGCCCAGTCGCTCTATCCCGAGCAGTTCGAGAAGCTCATGAGGGATCTCGAGGCCCTCGCCCCGGTCCTCGGCAAGGAGGTGGAGCGCGTGCCTGAACGTCGGCCCATCCCTGTGGCGGCGGCTCCACATCCGGACCGTGAGGGGGGATCACTCCTGGTGGCCTTCCAGGGGGAGCATGGGGCCTTTTCGGAGAAGGCGCTCGCCCTCTATTTCGCGGATCGGAAGGTCTCGGGGGTGCCGACTCCTTCCTTTTCTGCGGTGTTCGATGCAGTGCTCGAGGGAAAGGTGGACTATGGGATCATCCCCATCGAGAACTCGCTCTCTGGGTCCATTCTGGAGAACTACGACCTCCTCCTCCAGTATCCCGACGTGAAGATCGTGGGTGAGACCCAGATACGGGTGGAGCACAGTCTCATAGGGCTGCCTTCGGCGAGACTCGAGGACATAAAAAAGGTGTATTCACACCCCCAGGGGTTCGCCCAGTGCGCCCGATTCCTCGATCAGTTCCCCTCCTGGGAGCGGGTACCCTTCTATGATACCGCGGGTGCCGTGGCCTTCATCGCCCGGGAAGGCGACCCTTCTCTGGCCGCGATCGCCAACGAGGTGGCGGCCGGCTACTACGGGATGAAGGTGCTCAAACAGGGCATCGAGACGAATCCGAGGAACTATACACGCTTCTTCATCATCGCCCGGCTCGAACACCCTGAGGTGCCCCGGCCGACCAAGGCCTCGATCAGTTTCCAGACGCCCGACCAGCCGGGTGCCCTCTTCAGGTGTCTCGGGGTGATCGCCGATGCGCGACTCAACCTCAAGAAGCTCGAGTCGCGTCCCATACTGGGTAAGCCCTGGAACTACATGTTCTTCCTCGACATGGAGTTGCCAGAGGATCTCTCGGTCTTCCACCGGACCATGGAAGCGCTGGACGGGGTGGCGGAGAACCTGAAGGTGTTGGGGCTCTATCGGAGCAGGATCTAG
- a CDS encoding glycoside hydrolase family 2 TIM barrel-domain containing protein: MNRMQLFNNDWEFAVTPPGTEEWHGLSFRPVEIPHDWLIADSTRLYEDSTGWYRKILVWEGRATHASLYFEGVYMDSTLYVNGREAGNWKYGYSSFEHEITPFLREGENELVVKVVHRAPNSRWYSGAGIYRNVWLILRGTSYIPTHGVYVTVRKGEETWSVEIETELHLTQEAVLEHTLWYRRKPVSSCRKMVSRDTSLDASSLEVRDPLLWSPEGPHLYTLLTRLYDGEGTIIEEIPTPVGFRHLVFHPHRGLLVNGVPTKLHGTCEHHDLGALGAVFNRAAMRHRLSLLKSMGVNALRTAHNMPAPDLMHLADEMGFFVVSEAFDMWERPKTRYDYARFFPEWYERDVASWVRRDRNHPSLLMWSIGNEIYDTHVSERGEELTRLLAAEVRKHDPKGNAPVTMGSNYMPWEGAQRCADILKVIGYNYGEAYYHEHHEAHPDWVIYGSETASVVQSRGVYHFPFDCTILAEEDEQCSALGNSSTSWGAPSHEACIAADRDAPFSLGHFIWSGFDYLGEPTPYHTKNSYFGQIDTAGFPKDSFYIYKAAWTDYRRDPFVHIFPYWDWNPGQLIDVRVCSNAPRIALYLNGRLIGTKDIDHQHGTEQTGWWKIPYEPGELVALAYDDEGRCVARAVRRSFGDPARLRLTPSREFIEADGRDVVFVTIEILDAEGNLVENASSRVRVEVRGAGRLLGLDNGDSTDYDSYHATSRRLFNGKLMALIGATTETGPVEMVVHSKDLPPARLILTAVPSERTDLDCISVIHRAEEKPCRTGREDEIPVRKIELTVIEGARTLTPDSPSVRIEARLLPENTSYREVEWKAVTPNGIETPLALVRPEGLEAVVTARGDGSFLVRCTSRNGTDTVRLISQIECTAEGFGRLHKDPYSFISAGLYDDSNGKVTPGNEKGIATARDGITIVGFTDLDFGPDGSDTITIPIFALSADPYRLQIWRGRPEAPESELLADVIYRKDPVWNVYQEARYRLRRRLRGVQSLYFLTEAKMHVKGFVFERQVRAYSTIHADEYDMIYGDDYEITSQGVERIGNNVTLTFKNLDFGDEPPKHLTIYGRSRTDNNSIQIRFEQEDRRIVHLIEFPCSEGSVERTYPLPPLPPGRMDVSFVFLPGSSFDLGWFRFEKDPPP, encoded by the coding sequence ATGAACCGGATGCAACTTTTCAACAACGACTGGGAGTTCGCCGTGACACCGCCCGGCACCGAGGAGTGGCACGGGCTTTCCTTCCGCCCGGTGGAGATCCCCCACGACTGGCTCATCGCTGACAGTACGCGTCTCTACGAGGACTCGACAGGCTGGTACAGGAAGATCCTCGTCTGGGAGGGGCGAGCGACGCACGCGTCCCTCTACTTCGAGGGAGTGTACATGGACAGCACCCTCTACGTGAACGGGAGGGAGGCCGGCAACTGGAAATACGGGTACTCCTCGTTCGAGCACGAGATCACCCCCTTTCTCAGGGAGGGTGAGAACGAGCTCGTGGTGAAGGTGGTGCACCGGGCCCCCAACAGCAGATGGTACTCGGGAGCGGGAATCTATCGGAACGTGTGGCTCATCCTCCGGGGAACGAGCTACATCCCCACCCATGGGGTGTACGTGACAGTGCGAAAAGGCGAAGAGACGTGGAGCGTGGAGATCGAGACCGAGCTCCACCTCACGCAGGAGGCGGTCCTCGAGCACACCCTGTGGTACCGGAGGAAACCGGTCTCCTCCTGCCGGAAGATGGTCTCAAGGGACACCTCCCTCGACGCCTCCTCTCTCGAGGTACGAGATCCTCTCCTGTGGAGCCCCGAGGGGCCTCACCTCTACACCCTTCTCACCCGCCTCTACGACGGCGAAGGAACCATCATCGAGGAAATTCCCACCCCCGTGGGGTTCCGCCACCTCGTCTTTCATCCCCATCGCGGCCTGCTGGTGAACGGGGTGCCCACCAAGCTCCACGGCACCTGCGAACACCACGACCTCGGCGCCCTGGGCGCGGTCTTCAATCGGGCGGCGATGCGCCACCGGCTCTCCCTCCTCAAGTCGATGGGGGTGAACGCCCTCCGGACGGCCCACAACATGCCGGCACCCGATCTCATGCATCTCGCCGACGAGATGGGATTCTTCGTGGTGTCCGAGGCCTTCGACATGTGGGAACGGCCCAAGACGCGATACGACTACGCACGATTCTTCCCCGAGTGGTACGAAAGGGACGTGGCGAGCTGGGTGCGGAGGGACAGGAACCATCCCTCCCTCCTCATGTGGAGCATCGGCAACGAAATCTACGACACCCACGTGAGCGAGCGGGGAGAGGAACTCACCCGCCTCCTCGCCGCCGAGGTGCGGAAGCACGACCCCAAGGGGAACGCCCCCGTCACCATGGGGTCGAACTACATGCCCTGGGAGGGGGCCCAGCGCTGCGCCGATATCCTCAAGGTGATAGGTTACAACTACGGTGAGGCCTACTACCACGAACACCATGAGGCCCACCCCGATTGGGTCATCTACGGGAGCGAGACCGCCTCGGTGGTCCAGAGCCGGGGGGTATACCACTTCCCCTTCGACTGCACGATCCTGGCGGAGGAAGACGAGCAGTGCTCGGCACTGGGCAACAGCTCTACGAGCTGGGGGGCTCCTTCGCATGAGGCGTGTATCGCCGCCGACAGGGACGCACCCTTCTCCCTGGGACACTTCATCTGGAGCGGGTTCGACTACCTGGGGGAACCCACGCCCTATCATACCAAGAACTCGTATTTCGGTCAGATCGACACTGCGGGGTTCCCTAAGGATTCCTTCTATATATACAAAGCGGCATGGACCGACTACCGACGTGATCCCTTCGTCCACATCTTCCCCTACTGGGACTGGAACCCCGGGCAACTGATCGACGTGAGGGTGTGTTCCAACGCCCCCCGGATCGCCCTCTACCTCAACGGCCGCCTCATCGGGACCAAAGACATAGACCATCAGCACGGCACCGAGCAGACAGGGTGGTGGAAGATCCCCTACGAACCCGGCGAGCTCGTGGCCCTCGCCTACGACGACGAGGGCAGGTGCGTGGCACGAGCGGTCCGCAGGTCCTTCGGGGATCCCGCCCGGCTCAGGCTCACCCCCTCACGGGAGTTTATCGAAGCCGACGGCCGGGACGTCGTCTTCGTGACCATAGAGATCCTCGATGCGGAGGGGAACCTCGTGGAGAATGCCTCCAGCCGGGTGCGGGTGGAGGTTCGGGGGGCGGGACGCCTCCTCGGGCTCGACAACGGCGACAGCACCGACTACGATTCGTACCATGCCACGAGCAGGCGTCTCTTCAACGGGAAACTCATGGCCCTCATCGGCGCCACCACGGAGACGGGCCCCGTCGAGATGGTCGTCCACTCCAAGGACCTCCCCCCCGCGCGTCTCATCCTCACCGCCGTCCCCTCGGAGAGGACCGACCTCGACTGCATCTCGGTGATCCATCGGGCGGAGGAGAAACCCTGCCGCACCGGCCGGGAAGACGAGATCCCGGTGAGAAAGATCGAACTCACGGTGATCGAGGGGGCGCGGACGCTCACCCCCGACTCCCCCTCGGTACGCATCGAGGCGCGACTCCTTCCGGAGAACACCTCGTACCGCGAGGTGGAATGGAAGGCGGTCACCCCCAACGGCATCGAGACCCCCCTCGCCCTCGTCCGGCCGGAAGGTCTCGAGGCCGTCGTCACCGCCCGCGGCGACGGGAGTTTCCTCGTACGGTGTACCAGCAGAAACGGCACCGACACGGTACGTCTCATCTCCCAGATCGAGTGCACGGCCGAGGGATTCGGCCGACTCCACAAGGATCCGTACTCCTTCATCTCCGCAGGGCTCTACGACGACAGCAACGGGAAAGTCACGCCGGGGAACGAGAAAGGCATCGCCACCGCCCGGGACGGGATCACCATAGTGGGATTCACCGACCTCGACTTCGGACCCGACGGGTCGGACACCATCACCATCCCCATCTTCGCCCTGAGTGCCGACCCCTACCGGCTCCAGATCTGGCGGGGCCGTCCCGAAGCCCCGGAGAGCGAGCTTCTCGCAGACGTGATCTATCGGAAAGACCCCGTCTGGAACGTGTATCAGGAGGCCCGCTATCGGCTCAGACGAAGGCTCCGGGGCGTGCAGTCGCTCTACTTCCTCACCGAAGCCAAGATGCACGTGAAGGGTTTCGTCTTCGAACGCCAAGTGAGGGCCTACTCCACCATCCACGCCGACGAGTACGACATGATCTACGGAGACGACTACGAGATCACCTCACAGGGTGTGGAACGCATAGGAAACAACGTCACCCTCACGTTCAAAAACCTCGATTTCGGCGACGAACCACCGAAGCACCTCACCATCTACGGCCGTTCACGCACCGACAACAACAGCATCCAGATCCGTTTCGAGCAAGAAGACCGACGGATCGTCCACCTCATAGAGTTCCCCTGCTCCGAGGGCTCCGTGGAACGCACCTACCCCCTCCCTCCCCTCCCTCCAGGCCGCATGGATGTCTCGTTCGTCTTCCTCCCCGGCTCCTCGTTCGACCTCGGTTGGTTCAGGTTCGAAAAAGACCCCCCTCCCTGA
- a CDS encoding transglycosylase SLT domain-containing protein: MRQILLRWMVLGGGILLLSCTEVPYVQSPGEWMPLPQRDVVSPEDRPVILSLLEEAHEERAPALFLYREELTRPLVEDFFINLTGDPEVALPILRYADKFDVPLFLAFSLAYVESEFYPFAVNENPSSVDRGLFQLNSRTFPFLTEEEFFDPEINARYGISYLKYCLEEGGSEVLALAMYNAGKHRVFTRGAPAMTLRYIDKFFAYRTRLEKEFFSYLSSVIRPTDLERFFKTEVGRLQPVDMRKPSH, from the coding sequence ATGAGACAGATACTCTTGCGTTGGATGGTGCTTGGGGGAGGGATTCTGCTCTTGAGTTGTACCGAGGTTCCCTATGTCCAGTCTCCAGGGGAATGGATGCCGCTCCCTCAGAGGGATGTGGTTTCCCCGGAGGATAGGCCGGTGATCCTCTCGCTCCTGGAGGAGGCCCATGAGGAGAGAGCGCCGGCGCTCTTCCTCTACCGGGAGGAGCTCACCCGACCTCTGGTGGAAGACTTCTTCATCAACCTGACCGGCGACCCGGAGGTGGCGCTTCCGATCCTCCGGTATGCCGACAAGTTCGACGTCCCCCTTTTCCTTGCGTTCTCCCTCGCCTATGTGGAGAGCGAGTTCTATCCCTTCGCCGTGAACGAGAATCCCTCGTCGGTGGACAGGGGGCTCTTCCAGCTCAATTCCCGCACCTTCCCCTTCCTCACCGAGGAGGAGTTCTTCGATCCCGAGATCAATGCCCGCTATGGGATCTCCTACCTCAAGTACTGTCTGGAAGAGGGGGGGAGCGAGGTCCTGGCCCTGGCGATGTACAATGCGGGGAAACATCGGGTCTTCACCAGAGGGGCCCCGGCCATGACGTTGCGGTACATCGACAAGTTCTTCGCCTATAGAACGCGCCTCGAAAAGGAGTTCTTCTCCTATCTCTCCTCTGTGATTCGCCCCACCGATCTCGAACGTTTCTTCAAGACCGAGGTGGGGAGACTCCAGCCGGTTGACATGAGGAAACCTTCGCACTAA
- a CDS encoding endo-1,4-beta-xylanase → MKTARSIFFLGLAALVLFTSCQPGTMRGLADRRDFLFGVAVASTDLLDPTASKILQENFNLLVAENIMKLQYLRPSPTLWNWRPVDDLVNFAKEHRMKLRGHTFLWHNQNPPFINRLGRNDRDRAITILEETITGVLTRYKGVFYEYDVCNEVIDDEGRFRENSPWYRAIGPEYIDMAFHTARKADPNVKLILNDYNNEYKGTIKGDAFYTLVKGMVERGVPIDGVGFQLHLMAEHPLNEEALRANIQRFRELGLSVSFTEVDVRIKLPVTPEKEAAQKAIYESLLRIALEEDVSCFVMWGYTDANSWIPGSFPGYGSAHIFDEKLTPKPVYFAMQEILKSYHPDRN, encoded by the coding sequence ATGAAAACCGCACGATCCATCTTCTTCCTGGGGCTGGCGGCCCTGGTCCTCTTCACCTCGTGTCAGCCGGGGACCATGCGTGGACTGGCCGACAGACGGGACTTCCTCTTCGGAGTGGCCGTCGCCTCCACCGATCTCCTCGACCCCACGGCATCGAAGATCCTGCAAGAGAACTTCAACCTCCTGGTGGCGGAGAACATCATGAAGCTCCAGTATCTCCGCCCGAGCCCCACGCTCTGGAACTGGCGCCCTGTCGACGACCTCGTGAACTTCGCGAAAGAGCACAGGATGAAGCTCAGGGGTCACACCTTTCTCTGGCACAACCAGAACCCGCCCTTCATCAACAGACTGGGCAGGAACGACAGAGATCGGGCCATCACGATCCTCGAGGAGACCATCACCGGCGTCCTCACCCGCTACAAAGGAGTCTTCTACGAGTACGACGTGTGCAACGAAGTGATAGACGATGAGGGAAGATTCCGGGAGAACTCCCCGTGGTACCGGGCCATCGGCCCAGAATACATAGACATGGCCTTCCACACGGCCCGCAAGGCGGATCCGAACGTGAAGCTCATCCTCAACGACTACAACAATGAGTACAAGGGAACGATCAAGGGGGACGCCTTCTACACCCTGGTGAAGGGCATGGTGGAACGAGGGGTGCCGATCGACGGCGTGGGTTTCCAGCTCCACCTCATGGCCGAACACCCGCTGAACGAGGAGGCCCTCCGGGCGAACATCCAGAGGTTCAGGGAACTCGGCCTCTCCGTCTCCTTCACCGAGGTGGACGTCCGCATCAAGCTCCCCGTCACCCCCGAGAAAGAAGCCGCCCAGAAGGCGATCTACGAGAGCCTCCTCAGGATCGCCCTCGAGGAGGACGTGTCCTGCTTCGTCATGTGGGGATACACCGACGCCAACAGCTGGATCCCCGGGAGTTTCCCCGGCTACGGCAGCGCCCACATCTTCGACGAAAAGCTCACTCCCAAACCGGTGTACTTCGCCATGCAGGAGATCCTGAAATCGTACCACCCCGACAGGAACTAG
- a CDS encoding response regulator, with protein sequence MRRILYAEDEFTNRRIVEVLFTSAGVHCDLVADGIRALEKALTEEYDLIILDQYMPGHRGDVVARKIREKNREVPIVVITSDEAEIPRLREAGVTEVFIKPLHREDYQRILRRYCGPSHEDSY encoded by the coding sequence ATGAGACGCATACTCTACGCAGAGGACGAGTTCACCAACCGAAGGATCGTGGAGGTCCTCTTCACCTCCGCAGGAGTACACTGCGACCTCGTGGCGGACGGAATCAGGGCCCTGGAAAAAGCCCTCACCGAGGAGTATGATCTCATCATCCTCGATCAGTACATGCCGGGTCACCGTGGAGACGTGGTGGCCCGGAAGATACGAGAGAAGAACAGAGAGGTACCCATCGTCGTGATCACGAGCGACGAGGCGGAGATCCCGAGACTCAGGGAAGCGGGCGTCACCGAGGTCTTCATCAAACCGCTCCACAGGGAAGACTACCAGAGGATCCTGAGGCGATACTGCGGCCCCTCCCACGAAGATAGTTATTAA